In one Aricia agestis chromosome 21, ilAriAges1.1, whole genome shotgun sequence genomic region, the following are encoded:
- the LOC121737744 gene encoding uncharacterized protein LOC121737744, with protein MKIIKFLVLTSLVVPVLLQDEPLMTPGTPVTQMGPPGMEDRMKMFSSTPKSKVHRRTTPPRVSFPENCDYLAFYCLKAFITGKVCARSAHFTYYTFKNYCMLDYVNCMERYDLWQPVYMGECIEIKPLDEYGHYPYDDDLFLDQYYIIEDV; from the exons atgaaaattataaaatttctaGTTCTAACATCACTAGTGGTTCCTGTGTTGCTGCAAGACGAACCTCTTATGACCCCTGGAACCCCTGTGACTCAGATGGGTCCCCCAGGTATGGAAGACCGTATGAAAAT GTTCTCTTCAACCCCAAAAAGCAAGGTTCATAGGCGCACCACACCACCGAGGGTGTCTTTTCCAGAAAACTGCGACTACCTCGCCTTCTACTGCCTGAAGGCTTTTAT caCAGGAAAAGTGTGCGCCAGGAGCGCGCATTTCACATACTACACGTTCAAAAACTATTGCATGCTGGACTACGTCAACTGTATGGAAAGATATGATC TGTGGCAACCTGTGTATATGGGGGAGTGTATAGAAATCAAACCTCTGGACGAATACGGGC ATTACCCTTACGACGATGACTTGTTCCTGGATCAGTATTACATTATAGAAGATgtttga